Proteins encoded by one window of Candidatus Polarisedimenticolia bacterium:
- a CDS encoding histidine kinase — MNAVLFAAVGTLLGGLVATLMGFRGGSAWDEAILLGMPLGFGQAVLCMAARYPARAVPPTAGRLGRVVVTHLSAGVVSTTVWLFLGFVGARLLEKLPRYPGAADRFAAEMPTLAFSAVLIYLLAVTVHYLNLALEAAGELEIRSARSRELAREAELRALRAQVDPHFLFNSLNSIATLATADPPAARRMCLLLAGFMRRSLDLGERDQIPLGEELSLVADYLAVERIRFGERLKVDLEVDEPCRDCPVPPLLLQPLVENAVRHGIA, encoded by the coding sequence ATGAACGCCGTCCTGTTCGCAGCCGTCGGAACCCTCCTGGGGGGGCTCGTCGCCACGCTCATGGGGTTTCGCGGCGGGTCGGCCTGGGACGAGGCGATCCTGCTGGGGATGCCTCTCGGGTTCGGGCAGGCGGTCCTCTGCATGGCGGCGCGCTACCCGGCGCGCGCCGTGCCGCCGACCGCCGGCAGGCTGGGCCGGGTCGTCGTCACCCACCTCTCGGCCGGGGTGGTCTCCACCACCGTGTGGCTGTTCCTCGGATTCGTCGGGGCGCGGCTCCTGGAGAAGCTGCCGCGCTACCCGGGGGCTGCGGACCGGTTCGCAGCCGAGATGCCGACGCTCGCCTTCTCGGCGGTCCTGATCTATCTGCTGGCGGTTACCGTGCACTACCTGAACCTCGCCCTCGAGGCGGCCGGGGAGCTGGAAATCCGCAGCGCGCGCTCGCGCGAGCTGGCGCGCGAGGCCGAGCTGCGCGCCCTGCGGGCGCAGGTGGACCCGCACTTCCTGTTCAACAGCCTGAACTCGATCGCCACGCTCGCCACCGCGGACCCGCCGGCGGCGCGGCGGATGTGCCTGCTGCTGGCCGGTTTCATGCGCCGCAGCCTGGACCTCGGGGAGCGCGATCAGATCCCGCTCGGCGAGGAGCTGTCGCTCGTCGCCGATTACCTGGCGGTCGAGCGCATCCGCTTCGGGGAGCGGCTGAAGGTGGACCTGGAGGTGGACGAGCCGTGCCGCGACTGCCCGGTCCCGCCGCTGCTGCTGCAGCCGCTGGTGGAGAACGCGGTACGACACGGCATCGCGCA